From Paenibacillus physcomitrellae, the proteins below share one genomic window:
- a CDS encoding AbfB domain-containing protein yields MKLANGDILSTFTRKFPGNTGWTGMQPFPFYRSTDGGATWSLLSEIDPNNYGLNRDQQGMTTLYVLPQKVGAYPAGTLLFASTDWDNSVPYTIHIWRSTDNGATWQFHSNLAARGTAGTKRTWEPEFSVTSDGRLICYYSDERQAGYNQAIAQEISSDGGLTWGDYSIVVGNSSDWNWRPGMPRVVKVKNGTYFMFFEMLGAAPNFAVRYKTSTNGMNWGSATDLGNVVGTGIYRASQTPEVAYIDDGTANGRLYVRGMTDVVSSANKMFTSGDNGATWTQVDAPLTVKGTNQSTPAAWSGTLLPLSNSLLLEVNTVKVGDRNEIRANVAQVNGDSSIVSGGIYKLINQNNNLLLDNAGGGSPAGTEIIQWNDLEANTQWWRLEYRSNGFFRGTNVNNNLVWDDPNGVTTPGTKVILWTNNDLDTQRWKFAYQGNSFYTVMNEHSGLMLDNAGGGSPAGTKVIQWTANGLDTQNWKLVRVDNDIPVNQFESFNMGSFVRDQDGRGKIDGGQYNAESQWKMVKGLADASAISIESASKPGYFLRHKDGKVWLEANDNTTQFKNDATWHLRTGLANAWAASFESYNISGAYLRHRDGLLEISSISTDLDRQDATFYVK; encoded by the coding sequence GTGAAGCTTGCAAATGGCGATATTCTAAGCACCTTCACGCGGAAGTTCCCTGGAAATACGGGCTGGACCGGCATGCAGCCTTTCCCGTTCTACCGGAGTACGGACGGCGGGGCAACCTGGTCTTTGCTTAGTGAAATTGATCCCAACAATTACGGGCTGAACCGGGATCAGCAGGGGATGACGACGTTATACGTCCTGCCGCAGAAGGTCGGAGCGTATCCGGCGGGCACCCTGCTGTTCGCCTCAACCGATTGGGACAATTCCGTTCCCTATACGATCCATATTTGGAGAAGCACCGATAATGGGGCTACCTGGCAGTTCCACAGCAATTTGGCCGCGCGGGGAACCGCGGGAACAAAACGGACCTGGGAACCGGAATTTTCAGTAACAAGCGACGGACGTCTGATCTGCTATTATTCGGATGAACGGCAGGCGGGCTACAATCAGGCGATTGCCCAGGAGATCTCCAGTGATGGAGGACTCACTTGGGGGGATTACAGCATTGTGGTCGGGAATTCGTCGGATTGGAACTGGCGTCCGGGCATGCCGCGGGTAGTGAAGGTGAAGAACGGAACTTATTTCATGTTTTTCGAAATGCTCGGTGCGGCTCCGAATTTCGCAGTTCGTTATAAAACATCAACAAACGGGATGAATTGGGGAAGTGCCACGGATCTCGGAAATGTTGTAGGCACAGGTATTTATCGCGCCTCGCAAACGCCGGAGGTTGCCTATATCGATGACGGAACGGCGAACGGCAGATTGTATGTACGCGGCATGACAGACGTGGTTTCCTCTGCCAATAAAATGTTTACAAGCGGCGACAATGGAGCCACCTGGACGCAGGTGGATGCACCTCTAACCGTAAAAGGCACCAATCAAAGCACCCCTGCAGCCTGGAGCGGTACGCTTCTTCCCCTGAGCAATTCCCTGCTGCTGGAGGTCAACACGGTGAAGGTGGGGGACCGGAATGAAATCCGCGCTAACGTAGCTCAGGTGAACGGGGATTCCTCCATTGTGTCGGGGGGCATCTACAAGCTGATTAATCAGAATAACAACCTGCTGCTGGATAACGCTGGAGGCGGCTCGCCGGCCGGTACGGAAATCATCCAATGGAATGATCTTGAAGCAAACACCCAGTGGTGGCGTCTTGAGTATAGAAGTAATGGTTTCTTCCGCGGGACGAACGTGAATAACAACCTGGTATGGGACGATCCAAACGGAGTGACTACACCGGGAACCAAAGTTATCTTGTGGACCAATAATGATCTGGATACCCAGCGCTGGAAATTCGCCTACCAGGGCAACAGTTTTTATACGGTCATGAATGAACACAGCGGTCTGATGCTGGATAACGCCGGAGGCGGTTCGCCAGCCGGAACCAAGGTCATTCAATGGACGGCCAATGGCCTGGATACGCAGAACTGGAAATTGGTCCGGGTCGATAACGATATTCCGGTTAACCAGTTTGAAAGCTTTAACATGGGCAGCTTTGTGCGTGATCAGGACGGGCGAGGAAAGATAGACGGAGGACAATACAATGCGGAATCCCAGTGGAAAATGGTGAAAGGACTGGCGGATGCCTCGGCAATATCCATAGAATCCGCTTCTAAACCGGGTTACTTCCTTCGCCACAAGGACGGAAAGGTGTGGCTGGAAGCCAATGATAACACAACCCAGTTCAAAAATGATGCCACCTGGCATCTGCGTACGGGACTGGCAAATGCATGGGCAGCTTCCTTTGAGTCCTATAATATTTCGGGAGCTTACCTGAGACACCGGGATGGCTTGCTGGAAATATCCTCGATATCCACGGACCTGGATCGGCAGGACGCTACTTTCTATGTAAAGTAG
- a CDS encoding glycoside hydrolase family 43 protein: MASTETFRNPIVERAADPWVLRHTDGNYYFMHTQSGCLELIQSSSLTGIAQGRKKKIWVPEEGGRYSYNLWAPEIHHVNGKWYIYYTANDGGGDESRRICVLENGEDDPMEGEWTWKGALPTPVPGLDGTVITIQGQLYFLYAGYGHFPDYGSAIYMMRMSNPWTLEGDHVLLTAPTLEWEKQGGMAINEGPVTLHRNGQLFLVYSASTTWSEDYALGMLTMEESADPMNPASWSKSPVPVFRKSVENGVYATGHNSFTVSPDGKEDWIVYHSLPEPGADTGLRATCIQKFAWNPDGTPNFGVPVSSTQDVAVPSGE, encoded by the coding sequence ATGGCAAGTACTGAAACATTCCGCAACCCTATCGTTGAACGCGCGGCTGACCCTTGGGTGCTGAGGCATACGGACGGCAACTATTATTTCATGCATACGCAGTCCGGATGTTTGGAGCTTATCCAGTCTTCCAGCCTGACTGGTATCGCTCAAGGCCGGAAGAAGAAGATCTGGGTCCCGGAAGAAGGGGGACGTTACAGTTATAACTTGTGGGCCCCGGAAATTCATCATGTGAACGGCAAATGGTATATCTATTACACGGCCAATGACGGCGGAGGGGATGAATCGCGGCGCATTTGTGTGCTGGAGAACGGAGAAGACGATCCTATGGAAGGGGAGTGGACCTGGAAAGGGGCACTGCCTACTCCTGTTCCCGGACTTGACGGTACGGTCATTACGATACAGGGACAGCTTTATTTTCTGTATGCCGGATATGGTCACTTCCCTGATTACGGCTCCGCTATTTATATGATGCGAATGAGCAACCCTTGGACCCTGGAAGGAGATCATGTCCTGCTTACCGCCCCGACCCTGGAATGGGAGAAGCAGGGGGGCATGGCCATTAATGAAGGACCGGTTACGCTGCATCGTAACGGACAACTTTTTCTCGTCTATTCGGCAAGTACAACCTGGTCAGAGGATTATGCGCTTGGCATGTTGACGATGGAGGAATCGGCTGATCCCATGAACCCGGCTTCCTGGTCAAAGTCTCCTGTTCCCGTGTTCCGCAAAAGTGTGGAGAACGGAGTATATGCCACCGGACATAACAGCTTCACGGTATCGCCGGACGGCAAGGAAGATTGGATCGTTTATCATTCCCTTCCGGAGCCGGGGGCAGATACGGGGCTGCGTGCAACCTGTATTCAGAAATTTGCCTGGAATCCGGATGGAACTCCGAACTTCGGCGTTCCAGTAAGCTCCACCCAGGACGTTGCGGTTCCGTCAGGCGAATAA
- a CDS encoding carbohydrate ABC transporter permease, translating to MTTKTINSSGTWQRKKHTRELVSKGFAYLFLTAGALIMAVPFLWMVSTSLKQQGMEFEMPPRWIPQHFEWSNYHFVLFDSDIAKGFLNTLLVIVLPCLVGLFTSALAAYAFARMNFPFKNLLFTLLLATMMIPGVVTMIPSFMLFKKIGWIDSWMPLIIPGMFGAAAAVFLLRQFFMTIPRELEEAAKVDGMNPFHTFIRIMLPLSKPALITQGLLNFIAGYNDYLGPLIYINSPEKYTLQLVLASFQGFYTSQWTYIMAGSVLALIPTLLVFFFAQKYFVEGIALTGMKG from the coding sequence ATGACGACAAAAACCATAAATTCAAGCGGTACATGGCAACGAAAGAAACACACAAGGGAGCTTGTCAGCAAAGGGTTCGCGTACCTGTTCCTGACCGCCGGAGCGCTTATCATGGCGGTGCCCTTTCTCTGGATGGTATCCACTTCGCTGAAACAGCAGGGAATGGAGTTTGAGATGCCTCCGAGATGGATCCCGCAGCATTTTGAATGGAGCAATTATCATTTTGTATTATTTGATTCTGATATTGCCAAAGGGTTCCTGAATACCCTGCTCGTTATCGTGCTGCCTTGTCTGGTAGGCTTGTTCACAAGCGCGCTGGCCGCATACGCCTTTGCGCGAATGAATTTTCCGTTCAAGAACCTTCTGTTTACCCTGCTGCTGGCCACGATGATGATTCCAGGCGTGGTGACGATGATTCCTTCCTTTATGTTGTTCAAAAAAATAGGTTGGATCGACAGCTGGATGCCGCTGATCATCCCTGGGATGTTCGGGGCTGCGGCGGCCGTATTCCTGCTGCGCCAGTTCTTTATGACGATTCCGCGGGAGCTTGAGGAAGCCGCCAAAGTGGACGGCATGAATCCGTTCCATACCTTCATCCGGATTATGCTGCCGTTGTCGAAGCCGGCATTGATTACACAAGGACTTTTAAACTTTATAGCGGGTTATAACGATTATCTGGGTCCGCTGATTTATATCAACTCGCCGGAGAAGTATACCCTGCAGCTGGTGCTCGCTTCTTTTCAAGGTTTCTATACTTCGCAATGGACCTATATTATGGCCGGCTCTGTATTGGCGCTGATCCCGACGCTGCTGGTGTTCTTTTTCGCCCAGAAATATTTCGTTGAAGGTATCGCTTTGACAGGTATGAAAGGATAG
- a CDS encoding carbohydrate ABC transporter permease, with translation MKRREQLWAYLFIASPILGFLLFAFIPLSYSVYVSFTDYSGYKTPVLNGGDNYVNLVHDELFWKTLGNTIYSALSIPIGMICSLGLATALNQKIRGIRFFRTLFFLPTISSVIALTLLWKWIFNDTYGLLNHLLEVVGINGPAWLSSERWAMPAMIIQGVWSGLGINLVLYLAALQGVPRSFYEAAEMDGANAWQRFRSITIPCISPTTLYILITSIIGALQDYPRFQIMTEGGPNYSTTTIVYYLFQNAFRYMNMGFASAMAWILGIIILVITLLNFYFSRRWVHYE, from the coding sequence ATGAAACGAAGGGAACAACTTTGGGCGTACTTATTTATTGCCTCACCGATACTGGGATTTCTACTGTTTGCCTTTATTCCTCTCAGTTATTCGGTTTATGTGAGCTTCACGGATTATAGCGGCTACAAAACACCTGTACTTAACGGCGGGGACAACTATGTGAATTTGGTACATGACGAATTGTTCTGGAAGACGCTCGGCAATACGATTTATTCAGCACTCAGCATTCCCATTGGCATGATCTGTTCATTGGGCCTGGCTACGGCTCTTAATCAGAAAATTCGCGGCATCCGGTTTTTCCGGACCCTGTTCTTCCTGCCGACCATCAGCTCCGTTATCGCATTGACGCTGCTCTGGAAGTGGATCTTTAACGATACCTACGGCTTGCTGAACCACTTGTTAGAGGTCGTGGGGATCAACGGACCCGCCTGGCTCAGCAGCGAGCGGTGGGCGATGCCGGCTATGATCATTCAAGGGGTATGGTCCGGACTCGGTATCAATCTTGTCCTTTATCTGGCTGCCCTGCAGGGAGTCCCCCGGAGCTTCTATGAGGCTGCGGAAATGGATGGGGCGAACGCCTGGCAGCGCTTCCGCAGCATTACGATCCCTTGTATTTCACCGACGACCCTCTATATTCTGATTACCTCCATTATTGGAGCCCTTCAGGATTACCCGCGGTTCCAGATTATGACGGAGGGCGGGCCGAACTATTCCACGACGACCATTGTTTATTATCTATTCCAGAATGCATTCCGCTACATGAATATGGGGTTTGCATCGGCTATGGCGTGGATTCTCGGGATCATCATTCTGGTCATCACGCTGCTGAATTTCTACTTTTCTCGGCGCTGGGTGCACTATGAATAG
- a CDS encoding ABC transporter substrate-binding protein: MKLSKRNFGKGMLVSLSLAMMIGGLIGCGSKESSGNTPVADGQVTIQFAGWGDPSEKEVFTNLIKSFEEKNPTIKVNYLHIPSGDYVGKMNTILAGGDAPDVFYVPDGDFGRWVSQDLIMPIDDMVKNSNIDTADMWESGLSRYRYDGSAIGQGKLYALPKDIGPHVLFYNKDLFTKMNVPFPSAETPMTMEQLLDTAQKLTISKNGKTTQYGMGPVWWEDFVLANGGKFLSDNKQEFVGNSEETVHALQFAADLTNKYGVVPSSAALKDLNDSEMFKTGKLAMMVTGRWMVPEFRKLGFDWDVAPLTGNDWGGISGSVGLGIYSKTKNVEAAYKLVEYLGGPEGQKEQSLMGFSIPSFKSMASTDVFLQPGQKPEHAEVFIKAVEKEEAGPWTVLPNAKWYDLLSQGLAPMWEGKKSAADVLNDLKPKIDAAIKEGNPALFK; encoded by the coding sequence ATGAAGTTATCGAAAAGGAATTTCGGCAAGGGTATGCTGGTGTCCCTATCCTTGGCAATGATGATCGGCGGCTTGATCGGTTGCGGTAGCAAGGAGAGCAGTGGAAATACCCCGGTTGCAGATGGACAGGTTACTATCCAGTTCGCTGGATGGGGAGATCCGTCGGAGAAAGAGGTATTTACCAACCTGATCAAATCTTTTGAAGAGAAGAATCCGACCATAAAGGTCAATTATCTGCACATTCCATCAGGCGATTACGTAGGGAAGATGAATACGATTCTAGCCGGTGGAGATGCTCCGGACGTCTTTTATGTGCCGGATGGTGACTTTGGCAGATGGGTAAGCCAGGATCTGATTATGCCCATTGACGACATGGTGAAGAACAGCAATATCGATACCGCTGATATGTGGGAATCGGGCCTTTCCCGCTACCGTTATGATGGTTCAGCTATCGGACAAGGCAAATTGTATGCGCTTCCTAAAGATATCGGTCCTCACGTGCTTTTCTATAACAAAGATCTTTTCACGAAAATGAATGTTCCGTTCCCGTCAGCGGAAACGCCAATGACCATGGAGCAATTGCTGGATACCGCCCAGAAGCTGACGATCAGCAAAAACGGCAAAACCACGCAGTACGGCATGGGACCGGTCTGGTGGGAGGATTTCGTGCTTGCCAACGGCGGCAAATTCCTCAGTGATAATAAACAGGAATTTGTCGGCAACAGTGAGGAGACCGTTCATGCGCTGCAATTTGCGGCAGACCTTACCAATAAATATGGAGTCGTTCCGAGTTCAGCTGCACTCAAGGATTTGAACGACAGCGAAATGTTCAAGACAGGCAAGCTGGCCATGATGGTAACCGGCCGCTGGATGGTGCCGGAATTCCGCAAGCTGGGCTTTGATTGGGATGTGGCGCCGCTCACAGGCAATGACTGGGGAGGCATCAGCGGTTCCGTAGGCCTGGGTATCTACAGCAAGACGAAGAATGTGGAAGCCGCCTATAAATTAGTCGAATATTTGGGCGGACCGGAAGGTCAAAAGGAACAATCCCTGATGGGCTTCTCCATCCCAAGCTTCAAGTCGATGGCGTCTACCGATGTCTTCCTGCAGCCGGGACAGAAACCGGAGCATGCTGAAGTATTCATCAAAGCGGTTGAGAAGGAGGAAGCAGGGCCATGGACTGTTTTGCCTAACGCGAAGTGGTACGATCTGCTGTCCCAAGGACTGGCCCCGATGTGGGAAGGCAAGAAATCGGCGGCAGATGTCCTAAACGATTTGAAACCCAAAATCGATGCAGCTATTAAAGAAGGCAACCCTGCCTTGTTCAAGTAA
- a CDS encoding helix-turn-helix transcriptional regulator codes for MENNTKSFVISMERFMPHTFQAEKGEGLFMSHSHEYDELTLILEGEGYYSSLEQNIKVSKGDLILIPSRLHHGFVCTEPWQGISLHFYHDKLPAYCQYLFHNAEREPDRIRSAHLNEEDMRWAEISLFQMEKEWKLDKYSADSYVLMRVALETILLLFQRNRVTLPSTDGLNDQLTIQEVLKEIHASYHTQITVSELASRYFLSESNLRKKFSELMGVSPKQYIINLRLHEAKRLLQQTDKPVESISYEVGFTSSSRFYNFFVKAVGVTPLEWRKQSH; via the coding sequence TTGGAGAATAATACGAAAAGCTTCGTGATCAGCATGGAGCGGTTTATGCCCCATACCTTTCAGGCAGAGAAGGGTGAGGGCCTTTTTATGTCGCATTCCCACGAATACGATGAACTGACACTTATTTTGGAAGGCGAAGGGTATTACAGTTCACTGGAACAAAATATCAAGGTATCCAAAGGGGACCTGATTTTGATTCCATCCCGGCTCCACCATGGTTTTGTATGTACCGAGCCTTGGCAGGGGATCTCTTTGCATTTCTACCACGACAAGCTGCCTGCATACTGTCAGTATCTTTTCCACAACGCAGAACGGGAGCCGGATCGGATTCGCAGTGCCCATCTTAATGAAGAGGATATGCGGTGGGCGGAGATTAGCCTCTTTCAAATGGAGAAGGAATGGAAGTTAGATAAATATAGTGCAGATTCCTATGTTCTAATGAGGGTTGCTCTGGAGACGATTCTGCTGCTATTCCAGCGGAATAGAGTAACTCTGCCTTCGACTGATGGGTTAAATGACCAGTTGACCATTCAGGAAGTCTTAAAAGAAATCCATGCCAGCTACCATACGCAAATCACGGTCAGCGAGCTTGCCTCGCGCTACTTTCTTTCAGAAAGCAATTTGCGCAAGAAATTTTCAGAGCTGATGGGCGTTTCGCCAAAGCAATATATCATCAATCTTCGTTTGCACGAGGCCAAGCGGCTGCTGCAGCAGACCGACAAGCCGGTTGAAAGCATCTCTTATGAGGTTGGCTTCACATCGTCCAGCCGGTTCTATAACTTTTTTGTCAAAGCGGTTGGCGTCACCCCCCTGGAATGGCGTAAACAAAGTCATTAA